GATTGTTGGTTCACCGAGAGAGAGGAAGTATCGGAATCCTTTTCTATATGCACCTCATAGACAGAACTGTGCATCTCACTTGCAGAAAACCCCTGTTCTGCAATCTGTTGGTGGGCTCGTTGCATCGAGGGAGAACTCATCATCGGCCGCATACCCTCAAACTCATCCGAGTGAGGAACCGGTAGGGAAGCACCACCACTGGTCATGCCATAGGCGATGGCCACCGTACCATCAGGATTGCGGATATACAAGCCACTGACCCGGTCATCTGCCGAGCGTAACAAGATCTCCTCCAGGCTCATCATGGAATAACTGCGACCATCCAGCCCTGCTGAAAGATTTTCACTCAGAGCGGCAAGATAATCCTGGAAGACAGACTCAGTCCAATTGAGTCGCTGGTGGTGGATAGTCACCAAAAATACCGTAGTCTGGATACCCACCACTACGGCAACCACCAATACGAACCCCAGGAAGAGTCTTACGAACTGTCTTCTCATAGCACTGCGCCTTCCTTCTCATGCCCAATGAAACGGTATCCGTAGCCACGAACCGTCTCGATCCAGGGGCCGTCTCCAAGTTTGGAGCGGATATTCTTTATATGGGTATCGACCACCCGTTCGTAGGAATCGACAGCATAGTCGAAACACTCCTCAAGAATTTGGGAACGAGAAACCAAGTGATGTGAGTTTTCGATCAGGAATGCAAGGATTCTCCACTCTGCTGCGGTCAGGATAACCTCCCCTCCATCAACCAGAAGTTGATGATCGGTCTCATCAAAGCGCATCGAGTGGTCATTCACGTAAAGAAAGCCATCGCTTGGGCTGTAACTATTGTTCCTATATCGTCTGAGCACTGCCTGCACCCTGAGTACCAACTCCTTTGGGCTGAAGGGCTTTGAGATATAGTCATCAGCCCCGAGTTCAAACCCAAGGATCCTGTCACTCTCCTCACTACGTGCAGTCATGAAAATCACCGGACAGTCACACTTCTCCTTGAGCTGTTTCACAAAAGCAAAACCATCCCCGTCAGGAAGCATGACATCCTGGATAAGCAGGGATGGAACCTCTCTGGCGACAGCCTCACGAACCGCCCTAAGGGTTGCAAACCCTTTTACTTGATACCCCGAGAGTTCAAGGTACTGGCGAACCCCCTCACGGATCACTTCATGATCCTCTACTATATATATAAGGTCCTGTGTTTCTGCCATCGGTTATTCCTGCCCTTCGCTTCCCTTCCCGGGAAGGCTGGAAGTACTCTTACCGGCGAACCGGTAACCATATCCCCTGACTGTCTCGATCCACTGAGGCCCCATGGGCCCCATCTTTGCACGCATATTCTTCACATGTGTATCGACAATTCGGTCATACGACTCAAAACTATAGTCAAAGCAGTGCTCCAATATCTGTGAGCGGGTGATGAGGATTCCACTATTGCTTACCAAGTAACTCATAATCCTCCACTCTGCAGCAGTAAGCGGTATCTGCGAGCCGTCCAAGGTGAAGAGGTGACTTACCTCGTCGAACTGCAAAACAGACCCTGCCAACACCCAGCTAGAACCTCCCCGGTAGGAGGAGACACTGACATCAATTCGACGAAACAGTGCGTGGACCCTGAGCACCAACTCCTTGAAGCTGAACGGCTTGCATACATAGTCGTCAGCCCCCAACTCGAAGCCTAGGATGCGATCACTCTCAGCAACCCTGCTTGTCACGAAGATGACCGGAAATGAATGGGTCTGCTTCAGTTTCTTGATATAGCTGAAGCCATCCCCATCTGAGAACTGCACTTCCAGGAGCATCAAGTCAGGAACTTGACGACTTATGGCTATCTGCACAGCATGCAAATCCTCAAACACATGCACCTCGTATCCTGAAAGTTCGAGATACTGTTTCACCCCTTCTCGATCCTCACCTGTGGGGTCAACGACATAAATCATCTTCATAATGCAACATCACCATACCTTTGCTCGTCTGACAAGCGTTCTTGTGGATTCAACACATATCTCCACATTATCTTCATATTTCCTCTTAATAATAGACAGGGTGTGTACTGACTGTCAAATACAACAGCTGATAATCACATAGTTCATCCATTCTGCACGCGTGTGGAGATATCCGACCAAAACACCCGTCTATTGCACTGGATAGGCTTCCACGCTACACTTGGCCAATGAAACTCAGGTGGAAAACCCTCATTGGAGACACACTCATACTTAGCCTTTGCATTCTTGCCCTTGTTGCCATCAGCAGACAGACTGCCGGCGGGGGAAGCGGGTATGTGCAAGTTCAGAGCAGTGAAGCCACCTATCGATACAGCCTCGATGTCGATCGTGAGATTACCGTACAGGGGCCACTTGGTGCGACCCACATAGTCATCGAGGATGGTCACGCCCATATCGAGGACTCCGCCTGCCCCACCAAGAGCTGCACCTTCCAGAAACCCATTTCAAATGCACGCTCCTGGATTGCGTGCCTTCCAAACCAGGTGCTGCTTACCATCGTAGGCAGCGAAAGCGAGAATCTGGAGGTTGATGATGTCGCAAACTGAGAAAAAAATTGCCTTCATCAGCGCAGCCACCCTCCTGCTCTCCACCTTGGAGTACCTTATCCCCAAGCCCCTTCCCTTCCTTCGTCTGGGATTGGCAAACCTTCCCCTCCTGGTCATCCTCGATGGCATGTCCTTCGGCCCTTTCTTCATCATCCTGCTACTCAAGGCAGTAGGCCAAGGCATGGTAAGCGGAACACTTTTCTCCTACCTCTTCCTGATTTCCCTTGCAGGGACCCTGAGCAGTGGCATTGCCATGAAAGGGGCTAAGCAACTCCTTGGAATCAGGGTAAGCCTTGTTGGTTGTTCCCTGCTTGGGGCCTTTGTAAGCAATCTGTCTCAACTCCAGGTTGCTTCCTGGGTTGCCTATGGACCCTCCATCTGGATAGCCGCACCGCTTATGCTTGCACTGGGTATGGTCACCAGCTTTGCGTTGGGACTGCTTGCTGAGATCTATCTGCAGAGGGGAACAACGGGAAAAGCTCTCACGCAGGGAACCCTTTCCCTCTCCATACCTCCCACCGAAGAGAAGGTCCCTCACAAACACCTGCTTTTTGCCTCTCTGCTTGCCATTGTTGCAATCCTCCTCGCGAAGGGCCTTGTCACACTTGCTGTTATCACCGCATTGATGTATCTCCTGCAATGGGTCGCTGGGAGAAGAATCCGGATCATACCAGCCCTCATGCTTATCTTCTCGCTGGTTGTATTAAGTCTTTTTGAACCAAATGGGAAGGTATTGCTCAGCATGGGTACGCTTGCATTCACCGAAGGATCACTAACGATTGCTCTTACCAAGGCTCTCCGCCTGCTCTCGCTCCTTGCAGCCAGCCAGAGCCTGAGTGCAAGTAATCCAAAGATAGAAGGCAAGGCTGGTACCCTGCTTGCCCTCACCCTTGCCTATTTCAGCCTGCTCACCCGATCATTCCGGGAAACAAAAGGCTCTGTCATACAACGTGTGGATCAGGCACTGCAGGCAACTGCAAGTGGGAAGGGCACTGATAAAACACCTCCTGTCACGCATAAAAAGCCAATCAACATACCACTGTTCCTTTTTATTGTTTTGGGTGTACTTGCTGTCTCACTCATAAGCTTAATAGTATATTAAGTTCTATCGGGTAATATTATTTGATACTACTGTCATTTTATTTTTAAATTTTTCCAATTTATTTTATTTATATATGCACTAATCTGATATTTAGTGCATTTTCTTATGTATTTTTATTCCTTTTATTTTTTTTTATCGTATTGACCTTATTAGATATTTTTTTATACATTATGGCCAAGAAACCTAATGAGGAGTACATCATGGCTGATAAGAAACAAACCGAAGAGCTTTTTGCAGGACAGAAAGCACTCCAGGACATGATCGAACGTGTAAAACGTGCACAAGCCAAATTCGCTACCTATTCACAGGAACAGGTCGATGCCATATTCCGCTCTGCTGCCATTGCAGCGAACGACGAGCGTATCAAGTTGGCCTTAATGGCGGTGAAAGAGACCGGCATGGGCATTGTGGAGGATAAGGTTATCAAGAACCACTTCTCTGCAGAATACATCTTCAACAAATACAAGGATGACAAGACCTGTGGGATCATAGAGGTGGACCAGGCATTCGGTATCAAGAAAATTGCTGAACCGAAGGGCGTCATTTGCGGCATTATCCCTACCACAAACCCAACCAGTACTGCAATCTTCAAGAGTTTGATCGCCTTAAAGACTCGTAACGCAATCATCTTCAGCCCACACCCAAGAGCAAAAGAGTGCACTTGTGAAGCAGCCCGTATCATTCTTGAGGCTGCAGTGAAGGCAGGGGCACCTGAGGACATCATCGGCTGGATCGATGAACCCTCCATTGAGAAAACAGACTACCTGATGAAAAACAAGCTGGTGAATCTTATCCTTGCCACCGGTGGTCCCTCTATGGTCAAGAGCGCCTATTCCTCCGGTATCCCTGCCATCGGGGTTGGTCCTGGCAATACCCCTGCCCTTATGGACAAGAGTGCAGACGTCAAGATGGCGGTCAGCTCGATTCTCATGAGCAAGACCTTTGACAATGGAGTGGTCTGTGCAAGTGAACAGGCAGTAATTTGCCACAAGGACATCTATGATGCAGTAAAGAAAGAGTTTTCTGATCGTGGTGCACGATTCCTCACAAAGAAGGAAGCTGACATGCTTCGCAAGGTCATCCTCGACCCAAAGCGTGGGACCGTAAACCCAGCCATTGTTGGACAGAAAGCTTCCAAGGTAGCTGAAATCGCTGGATTCACCGTTCCCGAGACCACCAAGGTCCTTATTGGGGAGGTGGAACATGCCGATGCTTCTGAACCATTTGCCCATGAAAAACTCAGTCCGGTATTGGCAATGTACAAGTGTGACAACTATGGGGAGGGAACCAACATGGCAGCAACCTTGGTTGCCTTGGGTGGTTACGGGCATACCAGTGTGCTCTACATTGATGAGAATGAGACAGAGAAGGTTGACACCTACAGCAGGACTGTTAAGACCAGCCGTGTATTGGTGAACATGCCTGCCAGCCAGGGAGCAATTGGGGACATCTACAACTTCCGCCTGGAGCCTTCCCTCACCCTTGGCTGTGGTTCTTGGGGAAACAACTCGATCAGCGAGAACGTAGGACCAAAACACCTGTTGAACATCAAGACCGAAGCTGCCAGGAGGGAAAACATGCTCTGGTTCAAACTGCCTCCAAAGACGTATTTCAAGTACGGCTGTCTGCCTGTTGCCCTTGGCGAGTTGAAGGGTAAGAAGCGCGCATTCATCATCACCGACTCATTCCTGTTCACCAGTGGTATGGTGGATAAGATCACCGATACACTCGATGCAATGGGTATCGAATGTGAAACATTCCATCAGGTAAAACCCGATCCTACCTTGGGCACCATTACCGAGGGAATGAAGCTGATAAATGCTTTCAAACCCGATGTACTCATCGGTCTTGGCGGTGGTTCCCCTATGGATGCTGCAAAGATCATGTGGTTGCTCTACGAGCACCCGGAGGTACAGTTCGATGGGCTTGCTTTGCGGTTCATGGATATCCAGAAGCGAATCTATGCATTCCCCAACATGGGAAAGAAAGCCGAGCTTGTATGTGTACCTACCACCAGTGGTACTGGTAGTGAGGTTACCCCCTTTGCCATCATCACTGATGAGAAAAGTGGAATGAAATACGCAATTGCAGACTATGCACTCACCCCGACCATGGCGATCGTGGATAGTGAGCTAGCCATGGGAATGCCCAAGGGGCTGACCGCAAGCTGTGGTGTTGATGTATTGACCCATGCCCTGGAAGCACTTGCCTCGAGTATGTCCACCGACTATACCAATGGATTGAGCCTGGAAGCGGCCCGCGTCATCTTCAAGTACCTGCCAAAGGCGTATCGGGATGGAACGGACAAGAAAGCACGTGAGAAGGTTCACAATGCCTCGACCATCGCAGGTATGGCCTTCAGCAATGCATTCCTGGGAGTCTGTCACTCGATGGCACATAAGTTGGGAGCCCAGTTCCATATTCCCCATGGTATGGCAAATGCGCTGCTGCTCTGTAATGTCATTCGCTACAATGCAACGGACAACCCGACAAAGCAGGCTTCCTTCCCACAGTACGAGTACCCCTCCGCTGTGAGCAGGTATGCAAGAGCTGCTGACTACATTGCCATGATAGTAAATGAACAGGAGAATACTCCCTACATCAAGACTACGGCAACCGATAGCCAGGACAAGAAAGTTGAGGCCTTGGTTGCAGGGATTGAGATGCTGAAAAAGGAACTTGATATACCTTCCTCCATCAAGGAGTGGGGCATCAAGGAGGAGGACTTCCTGGCAGTGGTTGACGAGCTTGCAGTGAAAGCATTCGATGACCAGTGCACGGGAACCAACCCCCGCTACCCCTTGATCGGCGAGATCAAGCAACTCTACCTGGACTGTTTCTATGGAAGGGTGTACCAGGAAGCCTAGGTGCGATTAATTCTTACCCAGAGAGGACTCCGCTTGACGGGGTCCTCTCTATCTGTGTTCAAGAAATAATGCATCACTAAAAATGTAAGAATATGGTTAAGGAATCCCGAGCAAGAACAAACCTCCCAGGCTTCTATACAAGAAATGCCTCTTGTATTACTATGCTCGCATGTTTGAATGCAAACTCATCTGTACAGATATTGACGGAACCCTGCTTGATCCAAACCACCAGATCAGCGACAGAACAAAGGAAGCCATTCGCCGTGCTCGGAGAAAGGGCATTATCGTTGCGCTTGTCAGCGGCAGGATCTCAGGAAGTCTTACCCTGATCCAAGAGGAACTGGGAATCACCGGACCACTGGGGTGTTTCAATGGTTCACTCGTGCTTGATGAGGACGGAAAGGAACTGGAAGCACATCCCATCAGAGGGGAGCAGTGTACGCAAGTCCTCTCCTACCTTGCACAGACCGAGCTTGAGTGCTTTGTTTTTACCAATGAGAGTTGGTACATGCATGAAATGAATGCCTGGTACGATGTAGAAGTGAAAGCTTCACGCACACAAGGACGTATTACCTCCCTGGACAGTCTTTGTGATACGCTAGGCGCGGGTGAGAGACCCTTCAAGCTCTTGGCTATGCATAATGACCCTGAATATATGAGGAAACAAGAGAAAGCGTTGCAGACCCGATTCGGCAGCTCCTTGAATATCTTCAGCTCCTCCCCCCGCTATATAGAAATTCTGGCAAGAGGTGTGGACAAGGGTCATGCAGTTCGCTCTCTCTGTGAATCGTATGGGGTGGGCCCTGGAACCGTTATGGCAGTAGGCGACTACTACAATGATATTGGGATGTTCCGAGCAGCTGGATATGCGGTTGCTATGGCCAATGCCCCCGATGAGGTAAAAGCGCATGCACACGCATGTACCGCCAGCAATAGCGAAGATGGTCTGGCCCTCGCCATTGAGTCAGTCCTATGAAGCGGATACTCTCCCTCTACAGAGGGTTGCCGCAGCCGATCTATGTTCTCTTCTTTGCAACAGTCGTCAATGCTGTCGGGATATTCATCTATCCATTCCTGACGCTCTACCTCACCAGACGATTGGGATATACCCCGCTGCAAGCGGGTGCATTCATGACCATCGCCTCCATCCTCTATGTACCTGGCTCCTTCATCGGCAGCAAACTTGCCGACACCATCGGGCGAAAGCCGGTGTTGGTGGTATTCCAACTGCTGATGGATCTCTGTTTCATCCTGGCGGGTTTCTTTGAGGGAGAGGCATTCGTGCCCTACTTCATTCTGCTGGGTTTGTTCTTCGATGGTGCGGTCGACCCCGCCCGGGAAGCTTTGAAAACCGATGTTACCAGCATCGAGAATCGTCAGGTCTCATTCAGCCTCATCTACCTTGGACACAATGTAGGCTACTCCATCGGCCCGGTCATCGCAGGTTACCTGTTCTACAAAGCTCCTGAATGGTTGTTCTATGGGAATGCCGCAGCCGGCATTCTCTCCGTGCTGCTTGTCATGCTCAAGATACGAGAGAGCAAGCCTTCCAAGGAACTGATCGAGGAGAGCAAGGGATGGGATACCACAGAAAAAGGTGAAGAGGGAGGCCTTTTCAAGGCCTTGCTCACCCGTCCAAGGCTCCTATTCTTCGCACTTTCGGTCACCTTTTTCAGCTTTGCCTACAGCCAGACATTGTTTGCGCTCCCTCTGCTTACCACCAACCTGTTTGGCCAGGCGGGAGCCCCTCTGTATGGCAAGATGATGGCGATCAACGGGATCGTAGTGGTTATATGTAATCCAATTATTGTAAGCTTGCTCAGACGGTTTCACCCTCTGGCAAATTCAACCCTCTCTGGTATTTTCTATGCGATCGGATTCGGCCTCTTTGCTTTTGCAACCACCCCATTTGTATTTATGGGATTGACAGTGATCTACACGTTGGGGGAGATCATATCTGCAACGAATGACAATTTTTACGTGGCCAACAATACCCCGATCAGCCACCGCTCAAGGTTCTCTGCAATCCTGCCCATCATCATGGGTACCGGGCATGCAATAGCCCCCATTACTGGGGGCCTGATCATAGAATCGTACTCCATGAGCCTGCTCTGGATCACCACTGCCCTGGCCGCCCTGATCGGGGCAACCGGGGTCTTCCTGATCTACCTGAAAGAAAAACAGGAACGAAAGTAAATACTTACAGCTTTTCCAAGAGTGCCTTTACTGCATCAGAAGGAAAATCCTTATCAGTCTCATGCTCGCTGAGCAATTGCTTCAACCATGAAGTTACTGCCTCACTCTGCGGCAAGATGTACCCTGCTTCACGATAACAGTCCTCGGCAAGTACACGATTGCTTGCTGCAATGGCATGCATGAGCTGCTTGAAGACAGGATCATCACTTGCCTCTGCGAGGCTTCTAGCCAGGCGCTCCTGTCCTGCTTTACTCTTTGCCAAGGCGAATAAGCTCTTTCTTACTGCCTCACTCTTTTCCTGCGGAGGTGGATAGACAGAAGGGACCAAGTAGATTGCATGACTTGGGCAGGCATCCACACAGAGTCGGCAACCATCCTGGCATTTAGCGAAATCTATCTGTCCATTTTCCGTATCGGTTGCACCTGTTGGACAGACAAACAGACAGACACAATCTTTGGTGCAGAGGGAAATATTTCTTGCAGCATGCATCAGATGGCCTCCTTCTGGATGGGGTGTATCTTGAAACTGGGAACTTTGCAGATCGGGCAAAGGGAAGGAGGAGTGTCCCCTACATAGATAAAGCCACAAATCTCACACACCCATACATTGGTGTTTTCAAGCAGTGCACTGCCCTGCTTCTCATACCGTACCATGAGTGCCTTCAGGAGTTTGGAAGCCTTCTCACCCCAAAGCAGTGCTCGTTTTGCTCCTCTGTCATTGGCTTTCTCAGCAGCATTGCTTGCTTCTGTAAAACCACCAGACAAATCTGCATTGATTGCAGCAAGCAATCTCTGGTAATCCTGTACCTTCTCATTGGTACGTTGTTTGTCATAATAGGCAGCGAGTGTCCCGAACAGGGCGGCTTCCTCACTCCTGAGTTGCTTGTTACATGCTTTTTGCAGATTGGAACAGAGAGCTCCAAGTTCATCGGCTGACATCTGTCTCATATCGTCTTCCATGAACGACCTCCTCTTCTTGTTTATCGCTTACAGTATAGCATTCCATGTTGGTTTTTTGGAAAAAGACTCGAGGTTTTTCAATTCATCCATTTTGCTGGATATTATTTTTACCAGGAACAATCTAGACACGTGTATAATTTACCTACACGCAGGCAAGAATGGAGGGACCTGCAAGAAAACAGTATCTAATGACGAATTTTTAGAATACAAAGGTTTGTATTATCCATACTTTCTCCATGAAACACAGAGAAATTGGACAAGCAATCAAAGAACTCAGACAACAGAAAAACATGACACAGGAAGAACTCATAGAGAGAGCTGACCTCTCTCGAAGCCAGCTCTATTACATTGAATCGGGAAGACGGACACCCCGCCTTCCCACAATCCATAGTATTTGTGCCGCGCTCGAACTTTCATTTCTCGAGTTTGTGCACTATCTCTATCGTTACTCCCCTACCTCTTCAACACCAAGCATCTCATCAATGGATGCACCAGGGGCAACCATCGGATAGACCTTGTCATCGACAGGTATCTCACAATCAATGAGAACAGCTTGTCCCAGGTCCAGTGCCGCCTGAAGAATCGGCTTCGGATCATCAGTCTTGCTGATTCTCATTCCCTTTACCCCATAGGCCTCAGCAAGTTTCAACCAATCGATGGGGGTATCGAGAGTGGTCTCACTGTAACGTCGGTCGAAGAAGAGCGTCTGCCACTGACGTACCATGCCCAGTGTCTGGTTGTTCATCAAGAGAATGATAACCGGTAGCTGATACCGCGCAATGGTAGCCAGTTCATTGCAGTTCATCTTGAAACTGCCATCCCCGGCAACATTGACGACGCGAGCATCAGGATTGGCTACCTGTGCTCCGATCGCAGCTCCTGTTCCATACCCCATGGTTCCAAGCCCACCACTGGTGAGGAAGTGACCGGGCTGGAGGTGCTTGAGGAACTGTGCAGCCCACATCTGATGTTGTCCAACCTCAGTAACGGCAAAGAACCCTTCAGGAAGCACGCTCTGCAGCGCTTTCAGGATCTCCTTGGATCGGGCACTCTCGCTGTCCACCCTGATTGGGTATCGCTTCTTATATTCAGCAACTTGCTCCATCCACTTCGTATGCGTCATGGGATTCACAATTCGGTTGTTCAGCTCATTCAGCACTACTTTCAGGTCCCCGATCAAGTGACAGTAGGTCTTGATATTCTTGTCAATTTCAGCCGGGTCCACATCGATGTGGATAATCTTGGCATTCTTCGCAAATGCACTGGCTTTGCTGACAACCCGGTCACTGAAGCGCGCACCGATTACCACCAGAAGGTCGCAGGATGAAACACTCATGTTTGAGACTTTCGTCCCATGCATGCCGACCAAACCGGTGAAACGGGGACTGAGGGAGCTCACAGCTCCAACTCCCATCAGTGAGGTACAGGCAGGGCTGTCTATGTTTTCCAGGAACTGGGAGAGCTCTTCACTCGCCTTGGCCCTGATCACACCACCACCGATATAGCACATCGGTCTCTGGGCTTGCTTGATCAGCTGCAAAGCCTGTTCCATGCTCTTCTCACTCAATCGTTCGGTACGGGGTTGCAAGGCCTCAATCGGTTGGGGTGAGAAATCTGCGGTATAGACCGTCACATCCTTCGGAACGTCGATCAGGACAGGACCAGGTCTGCCCTCCTGAGCAATCTTGAAGGCAGTACGTATCGTCTCAGCCAAGTCAGCTACATCCTTTACAATAAAGTTGTGCTTGGTGATCGGCATGGTAATGCCGGTTATATCCACTTCCTGGAAACTGTCCTTTCCCAGAAGGGGAACGGTTACATTTCCGGTGAAGGCAACCATGGGAACACTATCCATGTAGGCTGTGGCAATACCGGTAACGAGGTTTGTGGCTCCCGGTCCACTGGTTGCCATACATACGCCTACCTTTCCAGTGCTCCTGGCATACCCGTCAGCAGCGTGGCTGGCACCCTGCTCATGGCTGGTCAGGATATGGCGGATTCTGCTCTGATTCTGGTACAGGGCATCATAGAGAGGCAATACAGCCCCTCCAGGAAACCCAAAGACGGTATCCACGCCCTGTTCAATCAGACATTCTATGATTATTTGTGCTCCAGTCATCTGCATGGTAGATTCTCCTCTTTGTGTATCATTTCTTGAAGACAGCTCCGGTGGCAGCACTGGTTACCTGCTTGGCATAGCGGGCCAAATACCCGGTGGTAATAGGCGGCTCCTTACAGACCCATTGCTTCTTCCGCTCAAGAAGCGTCTTCTCATCGACCAACAAACTGAGCTCACCCTTTGGTATATCAATGCTGATCGTGTCCCCTTCCTGGACGAGGGAGATTGGACCACCCTCAGCAGCCTCAGGGCTGACATGTCCGATGGAAGCTCCCCGGGTGGCACCACTGAAGCGGCCATCGGTGATCAAGGCAACATCCTTGTCCAGGTTCATACCGGCAATTGCACTGGTGGGACTGAGCATCTCACGCATGCCGGGGCCTCCCTTCGGTCCCTCATAGCGGATGACAATAACGTCCCCTGCCTTGATCTCTCCAGCAAAGATTGCCTTGATGGTATCTTCCTCACTCTCGAATACTCTCGCTGGTCCTTTGTGCACCAACATTTTCTCATCAACAGCACTCCGCTTCACCACAGCCCCATCTGGAGCAAGGTTTCCCCTGAGTACGGCGATTCCCCCGGTCTTGCTGAACGGGTTGTCGATGGGACGGATGACCTCATGGTTGTAGATGGGTGCTGCTCTATAGAGCTCCCCGACCGTCTTCGCACTCACCGTTGGCAGGTCTGCATTGAGCAGTCCAGCCTCTCCCAGTTCTCTCATCACTGCAAGTACACCACCAGCCTCATAGAGGTCCTCGATATGGTCAGGGCCGGCAGGAGCAAGATGGCAAAGATTGGGTACTTTGGCGGCAATATCATTCGCCATGAAAATATCCAGGTCAACACCAGCCTCATGGGCTATTGCCGGCAGATGGAGCATGGTATTGGTACTGCAACCCAAGGCCATATCAACGGCCATAGCATTGGCAAACGCTTCCTTGGTCATGATATCCAGGGGACGGATGTTCTTTTTCAACAATTCCATGATCTGGTATCCTGCTTCCTTGGCAAGCCTGTCCCGTGCGCTGTAGACAGCTGGTACGGTTCCATTGCCGGGGAGTCCCATTCCAATGGCCTCAGTCAGGCAGTTCATGCTGTTTGCGGTAAACATGCCACTGCAAGAACCACAGGTCGGACAGGCATTGTTCTCATAGGAGAGCAACTCTTCCTCACTGATCAATCCGGCTGCAAGGCTTCCCACTTTCTCAAACATGACCGAGAGGCTCGTTCCACAGGAGCTGTCGCCGGGAATCTTACCGGCAAGCATCGGTCCACCGGAAACAAAAATGGAAGGAATATTGATCCTAGCGGCAGCCATCAACATTCCAGGGACAATCTTGTCACAGTTGGGGACGAAAACCAGAGCATCAAAAGGATGGGCTGTTGCCATGATCTCGATGGAATCAGCGATGACCTCACGGCTTGCCAGAGAGTATTTCATCCCTGTATGGCCCATTGCAATACCATCACATACCCCAATGACAGGGAACGAGACTGGGTTTCCCCCAGCTTGGCGTACCCCGCTCTTTACAGCGTTGACAATTCTATCAAGGTGAATATGTCCTGGGATGATCTCATTGGCCCCATTCACGATACCAATGATCGGCATGTGGATTTCACGATCTGTCCATCCAAGTGCCTTCATCAGTGACCGGTGGGGGGACCTATCGGCTCCCTCAGTCATCTGCGCTGAACGTCTCTTGCTTTCGTCCATTGTATCCTCCTCCCTTTACAGGGCCTGGGCTATCAGGTCGCCCATCTCACTCGTACCGACCTTTTTCATACCGTCGGTGTAAATATCTGCTGTACGGTACCCTGCATCCAACACCGAGCTAACTGCCTTCTCAATTGCATCGGCCTCCTCAGAGAGGGAGAAGCTGTAGCGCAACATCATGGCTACCGAGAGTATGGTAGCGATCGGGTTGGCCAGGTCCTTGCCTGCAATATCAGGGGCACTGCCGTGTATCGGCTCGTACATCCCAAAACCATCCTCAGCCAGGGAAGCAGATGGGAGCATACCG
The sequence above is drawn from the uncultured Sphaerochaeta sp. genome and encodes:
- the ilvD gene encoding dihydroxy-acid dehydratase yields the protein MDESKRRSAQMTEGADRSPHRSLMKALGWTDREIHMPIIGIVNGANEIIPGHIHLDRIVNAVKSGVRQAGGNPVSFPVIGVCDGIAMGHTGMKYSLASREVIADSIEIMATAHPFDALVFVPNCDKIVPGMLMAAARINIPSIFVSGGPMLAGKIPGDSSCGTSLSVMFEKVGSLAAGLISEEELLSYENNACPTCGSCSGMFTANSMNCLTEAIGMGLPGNGTVPAVYSARDRLAKEAGYQIMELLKKNIRPLDIMTKEAFANAMAVDMALGCSTNTMLHLPAIAHEAGVDLDIFMANDIAAKVPNLCHLAPAGPDHIEDLYEAGGVLAVMRELGEAGLLNADLPTVSAKTVGELYRAAPIYNHEVIRPIDNPFSKTGGIAVLRGNLAPDGAVVKRSAVDEKMLVHKGPARVFESEEDTIKAIFAGEIKAGDVIVIRYEGPKGGPGMREMLSPTSAIAGMNLDKDVALITDGRFSGATRGASIGHVSPEAAEGGPISLVQEGDTISIDIPKGELSLLVDEKTLLERKKQWVCKEPPITTGYLARYAKQVTSAATGAVFKK